From Anaerolineae bacterium, a single genomic window includes:
- a CDS encoding ABC transporter ATP-binding protein translates to MANATATPVSATGPAGRAARDNGAVDPASIILDIQDLSVGYYEDLNILQGVNIKAQRAKITAILGANGVGKSTLLKAIYGFLKPNRGQVMLERKNVVGTPTHKLIGRGLAYIPQHPGIFRWMSIEENLEMGAYTFRGDKARIKRKIDEVYQRFPALKERRKSLAGNLSGGQQRMVEVGRTLMTDPKVMLVDEPTAGLAKLLSEEVYEHLVNLKESGITMLLVDQEIRQALKIADYVYVLELGRNKYEGPVDQFTDPQDLKKAFWA, encoded by the coding sequence ATGGCCAATGCCACCGCAACCCCGGTTTCTGCAACAGGCCCGGCCGGCCGCGCCGCCAGGGATAATGGCGCCGTTGACCCGGCCTCCATCATTTTGGATATCCAGGACCTGTCCGTGGGCTATTATGAAGACCTGAACATTTTGCAGGGCGTTAATATTAAAGCCCAACGCGCCAAAATCACCGCTATTTTGGGCGCTAATGGCGTGGGTAAATCAACCTTGCTAAAGGCCATTTACGGCTTTCTCAAACCCAATCGGGGCCAAGTAATGCTGGAAAGGAAAAACGTGGTGGGCACGCCCACTCACAAGCTGATTGGCCGCGGCCTGGCCTACATTCCCCAGCATCCCGGCATCTTCCGCTGGATGAGCATTGAAGAAAACCTGGAAATGGGCGCGTACACCTTCAGGGGCGATAAAGCCCGCATCAAGCGTAAAATAGACGAGGTGTACCAACGTTTCCCGGCCCTCAAAGAACGCCGCAAGTCGCTGGCCGGCAACCTCTCCGGCGGGCAGCAGCGCATGGTAGAAGTGGGCCGCACCCTCATGACCGATCCCAAAGTGATGCTGGTTGACGAACCAACGGCCGGCCTGGCCAAACTGCTCTCAGAAGAAGTTTATGAACATCTGGTAAACCTGAAGGAATCCGGCATCACCATGCTTTTAGTTGACCAAGAAATCCGCCAGGCCCTCAAAATTGCCGATTACGTTTACGTGTTGGAATTGGGCCGCAACAAGTACGAAGGGCCGGTAGACCAATTCACCGATCCCCAAGACCTGAAAAAAGCGTTTTGGGCTTGA